Sequence from the Deinococcota bacterium genome:
CCAAAAGGACGCCTACCTTAAGACCTTGCGGGGTCTGGTCGAACTCGAGACGCCGACCGGCGACCTAGCCGCCGCGGCGCGCCTGGTAAGCGTCCTGGAGGCGCGCCTCGCCGGGGACGGCTGGGGGGTCGAGCGCCACCCCCAAGAGGCCGTGGGCGACCACCTGGTCGCGCGTTTCGAGGCGCCGGGAGCCGAAAGGACGCTCATCTTGGCCCACTACGACACGGTCTGGCCGGTGGGTACGATCAAAGGGATGCCCTTTCGGGTGGCGGGCGAGGCGGCCTACGGTCCCGGCACGCTCGACATGAAGGCGGGCATCACCACCGCCCTCCACGCCGTGGCGCTCGCTCGCGACCTGGGGCTGGCCTTGCGCGGTCTTGTCACCCTGCTCGTCTCCTCCGACGAGGAGACGGGCAGCGCCAGCTCGAGGGCACTCATCGAAGACCTGTCCAAGGAACACGAGCGCGTCTTCGTGGTCGAGCCCGGCCGCGACGACGGCGCCCTCAAGGTCGGCCGCAAGGGCACGGGCGGCTTCGAGGTCCTCTTTGAGGGCGTAAGCGCCCACGCCGGCAACAACCCCGGCGAGGGCGCCAGCGCGCTGCGCGAGCTCGCCCTCTTTCTCCTCTACGCCGAGGCCCTGGG
This genomic interval carries:
- a CDS encoding M20 family metallopeptidase, whose translation is MSQAIREAAGAQKDAYLKTLRGLVELETPTGDLAAAARLVSVLEARLAGDGWGVERHPQEAVGDHLVARFEAPGAERTLILAHYDTVWPVGTIKGMPFRVAGEAAYGPGTLDMKAGITTALHAVALARDLGLALRGLVTLLVSSDEETGSASSRALIEDLSKEHERVFVVEPGRDDGALKVGRKGTGGFEVLFEGVSAHAGNNPGEGASALRELALFLLYAEALGDEAAGTTVNLTVARGGSVTNVIAERATAKIDLRVLRADEGERVAAALAGYQAQDGRVRVRVGGGLNRPPLEFTPANRALFDEAVACGERLGLQVSGGVVGGGSDGNFSSALGVATLDGLGAVGSGPHARHEHIRIADTLDRLALMVCLLTV